A genomic region of Prochlorococcus marinus XMU1405 contains the following coding sequences:
- the psaB gene encoding photosystem I core protein PsaB → MATKFPSFNQGLAQDPTTRRIWYGIATAHDFESHDGMTEEKLYQKLFSTHFGHLAIIALWVAGNLFHIAWQGNFEQFVLDPTHVRPIAHAIWDPHFGSGITEAMTQAGASGPVNIAYSGLYHWWYTIGMRTNEQLFQASIFMSILACWTLFAGWLHLQPKFRPSLAWFKNAESRLNHHLAVLFGFSSIAWTGHLVHVAIPESRGQHVGWDNWLTVLPHPAGLAPFFTLNWGAYAQNPDSLDQVFGTAEGAGTAIFTFLGGLHPQSEALWLTDIAHHHIAIGTVFVIAGHMYRNTFGIGHSLKEITEAHNTRHPNDPHKGSFGINHDGIYETVNNSLHFQLGLALASLGVATSLVAQHMGALPSYAFIARDYTTQSALYSHHQYIAMFLMVGAFAHGAIFFVRDYDPELNKDNVLARVLGTKEALISHLSWVTMLLGFHTLGIYVHNDVVVAFGNPEKQILIEPVFAQFVQAAQGKMMYGFNALLSDPTSSATLAANSLPGNHYWMDLINRQDALSAFLPIGPADFLVHHAIALGLHTTALILIKGALDARGTKLIPDKKDLGYAFPCDGPGRGGTCDSSSWDAMYLAMFWALNLLAWVTFYWHWKHLAIWQGNVAQFNESGTYLMGWFRDYLWLNSAQLINGYNPFGVNSLSPWAWMFLFGHLVWATGFMFLISWRGYWQELIETLVWAHQRTPIANLVGWRDKPVALSIVQARLVGLAHFTIGNILTFGAFVIASTSGKFG, encoded by the coding sequence TACAACCCGACGAATATGGTACGGAATAGCTACCGCTCACGACTTTGAAAGTCATGATGGTATGACCGAAGAAAAGCTTTATCAGAAGCTTTTCTCTACACATTTTGGTCATCTCGCTATAATCGCCCTCTGGGTAGCTGGTAACTTATTTCATATTGCTTGGCAAGGCAACTTCGAGCAATTTGTACTTGATCCAACTCATGTTCGTCCTATTGCTCATGCTATTTGGGATCCTCATTTTGGATCTGGTATCACAGAAGCAATGACACAAGCAGGAGCTAGTGGTCCAGTAAACATAGCTTACTCAGGTCTCTACCATTGGTGGTACACAATTGGAATGAGAACTAATGAGCAACTCTTCCAAGCTTCAATATTCATGAGTATTTTGGCTTGTTGGACTCTGTTCGCAGGTTGGTTACACTTACAGCCAAAATTCAGACCCTCTCTAGCTTGGTTTAAAAATGCCGAGTCAAGATTAAATCATCATCTAGCTGTCTTATTTGGTTTTAGTAGTATCGCTTGGACAGGTCATTTGGTTCATGTTGCTATACCTGAATCAAGAGGACAGCATGTAGGTTGGGATAACTGGTTAACAGTGCTTCCACACCCTGCAGGTTTAGCTCCTTTCTTTACTTTAAATTGGGGAGCTTACGCTCAAAATCCTGATTCTTTAGATCAAGTATTTGGAACAGCTGAAGGAGCTGGAACAGCAATATTTACTTTCTTAGGTGGTCTTCATCCTCAAAGTGAGGCATTATGGCTTACTGATATTGCTCATCACCATATTGCGATTGGAACAGTTTTTGTAATTGCTGGTCACATGTATAGAAATACTTTTGGTATTGGACATAGCCTTAAAGAAATTACAGAAGCTCATAATACAAGACACCCTAATGACCCTCATAAAGGTAGTTTCGGAATTAACCACGATGGAATATATGAAACCGTAAATAACTCATTACATTTCCAACTTGGACTAGCATTAGCATCACTTGGTGTAGCAACTTCTCTAGTGGCGCAACATATGGGTGCACTTCCTTCTTATGCTTTCATTGCAAGAGACTACACTACACAATCTGCTTTATACAGTCATCATCAGTACATAGCAATGTTCTTGATGGTTGGTGCTTTTGCACATGGTGCTATTTTCTTTGTTAGAGATTACGATCCAGAATTAAATAAAGATAATGTACTAGCAAGAGTGCTTGGAACAAAGGAAGCTTTGATAAGTCACCTTAGTTGGGTAACAATGTTGCTTGGATTCCATACTCTTGGAATTTATGTTCATAACGATGTTGTTGTCGCTTTTGGTAATCCTGAAAAGCAAATTCTAATCGAGCCAGTATTTGCTCAATTTGTTCAAGCTGCTCAAGGTAAGATGATGTACGGCTTTAACGCTTTATTATCCGATCCTACAAGTTCAGCAACTCTCGCAGCTAATTCATTACCAGGTAATCATTACTGGATGGATCTTATCAATAGACAAGATGCATTAAGTGCTTTCTTACCTATCGGCCCAGCAGATTTCTTAGTTCACCATGCTATCGCTTTAGGTCTTCATACAACTGCATTAATCCTTATCAAAGGTGCACTTGATGCTAGAGGAACAAAATTAATTCCTGATAAAAAAGATTTAGGTTATGCTTTCCCTTGCGATGGACCCGGACGCGGAGGTACTTGTGATAGTTCATCTTGGGACGCTATGTACTTAGCTATGTTCTGGGCATTAAATTTACTAGCATGGGTAACTTTCTACTGGCATTGGAAACACCTAGCAATTTGGCAGGGTAACGTAGCACAATTTAACGAATCAGGTACTTACCTAATGGGTTGGTTCAGAGATTATCTCTGGTTAAACTCTGCTCAACTTATTAATGGATATAATCCATTTGGAGTAAATTCTCTATCTCCTTGGGCTTGGATGTTCCTATTCGGTCACTTAGTTTGGGCTACTGGTTTCATGTTCCTAATATCATGGCGTGGTTACTGGCAAGAGTTAATTGAAACATTAGTTTGGGCACATCAGCGTACTCCAATTGCTAACCTTGTTGGCTGGAGAGATAAGCCAGTTGCACTTTCAATTGTTCAAGCTAGATTAGTTGGACTAGCACATTTCACGATTGGAAACATACTTACATTTGGGGCATTTGTTATCGCATCTACTTCAGGTAAGTTTGGTTAA